One Streptomyces sp. NBC_00223 genomic window carries:
- a CDS encoding class II fructose-bisphosphate aldolase, producing the protein MSAVSTAELVLAARASGIGVAAFNVITLEHAEAIVSAAEQTRLPVILQISENAVKFHGGRLEPLLAGAAAVARGAAVPVALHLDHVEDEELLRAGVAAGVSSVMFDASRLPYEENVRSTARIAAWAHAAGVWVEAELGEVGGKDGAHAPGVRTDPAEAAAFTAATGVDTLAVAVGSSHAMTERTARLDLGLISRLRAAVNVPLVLHGSSGVPDEELRQAVTAGMVKINIGTALNIAFTGAVRDRLAADPAVVDPRRYLRPAREAMSATAAHLLRVVSGRASV; encoded by the coding sequence ATGTCTGCCGTCTCCACCGCCGAACTCGTCCTCGCCGCCCGCGCGTCCGGCATCGGTGTCGCCGCGTTCAACGTCATCACCCTGGAGCACGCGGAGGCGATCGTGTCCGCCGCCGAGCAGACCCGGCTGCCGGTGATCCTGCAGATCAGCGAGAACGCGGTGAAGTTCCACGGCGGCCGGCTGGAACCGCTGCTCGCCGGGGCGGCGGCGGTCGCGCGGGGCGCCGCCGTACCGGTCGCGCTGCACCTGGACCATGTGGAGGACGAGGAGTTGCTGCGGGCGGGCGTCGCGGCCGGGGTGTCCTCCGTGATGTTCGACGCCTCCCGGCTGCCGTACGAGGAGAACGTACGGTCCACCGCGCGGATCGCGGCCTGGGCGCACGCCGCCGGGGTGTGGGTCGAGGCCGAACTGGGCGAGGTCGGCGGGAAGGACGGCGCCCACGCGCCCGGTGTACGCACGGATCCTGCCGAGGCCGCGGCCTTCACGGCCGCGACCGGCGTGGACACGCTGGCCGTAGCGGTCGGCAGTTCGCACGCGATGACCGAACGCACGGCCCGCCTCGACCTCGGCCTGATCTCCCGGCTGCGGGCGGCCGTGAACGTGCCGCTGGTGCTGCACGGTTCGTCCGGGGTGCCCGACGAGGAACTGCGCCAGGCCGTCACGGCGGGCATGGTGAAGATCAATATTGGTACGGCGCTGAACATCGCCTTCACCGGGGCCGTACGTGACCGGCTCGCCGCCGACCCGGCCGTGGTCGATCCCCGTCGCTACCTCCGCCCGGCCCGGGAGGCGATGAGCGCCACCGCGGCGCACCTCCTGCGTGTGGTGTCGGGCCGGGCGTCGGTCTGA
- a CDS encoding anti-sigma factor, with protein MTIAELHTLTGAYAVHALTGPEREEFERHLAECSACAREVDEFTATASRLGMAVSAVPPARMREQVLIRIGAVRQEPPLVTSRQELPDPAARSTGARRLSRYALAACLAAAVGFGGVAVWQHRTATDAGQRAQRAEQRATDLSQVLAAPDAVSTTRRTGAGATTTVVVSWSLGKAAFLASGMPALSGGRMYELWFDDAGTMRPAGLMDPAVSDQAVVLDGRVGVASAMGVTVEPAGGSAHPTGDPVALLTFPAGHG; from the coding sequence ATGACAATCGCGGAACTGCACACGCTCACGGGTGCGTACGCGGTCCACGCGCTGACCGGACCGGAGAGGGAGGAGTTCGAACGACATCTCGCGGAGTGTTCCGCGTGCGCGAGGGAGGTGGACGAGTTCACGGCGACGGCCAGTCGGCTCGGCATGGCCGTGTCCGCGGTGCCGCCCGCGCGAATGCGGGAGCAGGTGCTGATACGGATCGGCGCGGTCAGACAGGAGCCGCCACTCGTCACCTCACGGCAGGAGCTGCCTGATCCCGCCGCCCGTTCCACCGGTGCCCGCCGTCTGTCGCGGTACGCCCTCGCGGCCTGTCTCGCCGCGGCGGTCGGGTTCGGCGGGGTGGCGGTCTGGCAGCACCGGACGGCCACGGACGCCGGGCAGCGCGCCCAGCGGGCCGAGCAGCGCGCCACCGACCTGTCCCAGGTGCTGGCCGCACCCGACGCGGTCTCCACCACCCGCAGGACCGGCGCCGGTGCGACCACGACCGTGGTCGTCTCCTGGAGCCTGGGCAAGGCCGCGTTCCTGGCCTCCGGAATGCCCGCGCTGTCCGGCGGCAGGATGTACGAGCTGTGGTTCGACGACGCGGGGACGATGCGGCCCGCGGGTCTGATGGACCCGGCTGTCTCCGACCAGGCCGTGGTGCTCGACGGACGTGTGGGGGTGGCGTCCGCCATGGGCGTCACCGTGGAGCCCGCGGGTGGTTCCGCGCACCCCACCGGCGATCCGGTGGCGCTGCTGACCTTCCCGGCCGGCCATGGCTGA
- a CDS encoding SIS domain-containing protein, producing the protein MSASSLTTTEITTQPDCWLRAAELASAMADKLPARGERVAVIGCGTSWFMAQSYAALRERGGHGETDAFAASEFPFGRAYDRVLAITRSGTTTEVLRACERLRGFVPVTAITADPSTPVMDAADEIVVLDFADEESVVQTRFATTVLALLRAHLGEDLTAAIADARAAVADPLAREPLEAEQFTFLGTGWTYGLAQEAALKMREAAGAWTEAYPAMEYRHGPISITGPGRAVWSFGPLPEGLAADVSGVGGHLESRPAVDPLADLIRVQRLAVALAEGKGYNPDRPRNLTRSVVLS; encoded by the coding sequence ATGTCCGCGTCGTCACTGACCACCACCGAGATCACGACGCAGCCCGACTGCTGGCTGCGGGCGGCCGAACTGGCTTCCGCCATGGCGGACAAGCTGCCCGCCCGCGGTGAGCGGGTCGCTGTCATCGGCTGCGGCACCTCCTGGTTCATGGCCCAGTCCTACGCGGCGCTGCGCGAGCGGGGCGGCCACGGGGAGACCGACGCCTTCGCCGCCTCGGAGTTCCCGTTCGGCCGTGCGTACGACCGGGTCCTCGCGATCACCCGGTCCGGTACGACCACGGAGGTGCTGCGGGCCTGCGAGCGGCTGCGCGGCTTCGTACCGGTCACCGCGATCACCGCCGATCCGTCGACCCCGGTGATGGACGCGGCCGATGAGATCGTCGTACTCGACTTCGCGGACGAGGAGTCCGTGGTGCAGACCCGGTTCGCCACGACCGTGCTCGCGCTGCTGCGCGCCCACCTGGGCGAGGACCTGACGGCCGCGATCGCCGACGCCCGTGCCGCGGTCGCGGACCCGCTCGCGCGGGAGCCGCTGGAGGCCGAGCAGTTCACCTTCCTCGGCACCGGCTGGACCTACGGTCTCGCGCAGGAGGCGGCGCTGAAGATGCGGGAGGCGGCGGGCGCCTGGACGGAGGCGTATCCGGCGATGGAGTACCGGCACGGGCCGATCAGCATCACCGGCCCCGGCCGCGCGGTCTGGTCCTTCGGACCGCTGCCGGAGGGTCTGGCCGCGGACGTGTCCGGGGTCGGCGGGCATCTGGAGAGCCGCCCGGCCGTGGACCCCCTCGCCGACCTGATCCGGGTGCAGCGGCTCGCGGTCGCCCTCGCGGAGGGCAAGGGCTACAACCCCGACCGGCCGCGCAATCTGACCCGCTCGGTCGTCCTGTCCTGA
- a CDS encoding MarR family transcriptional regulator, with the protein MDSTLPGAASAAATARRRKRLNNRIKDGLRDLSIQMALLNHQVGAHLDLRDADLECLDLVSRYGPIGPTALAKRAGLHPATLTGVLDRLERGGWVVRTPNPGDRRAVLVQVIKEKEAEVAFLFSGLNSAMDDVCAEYEDTDLVMIADFLLRTARAGRGATDELAEG; encoded by the coding sequence ATGGATTCCACACTGCCCGGAGCGGCATCGGCAGCGGCGACGGCGCGGCGGCGAAAGCGGCTGAACAACCGCATCAAGGACGGGCTGCGCGACCTCAGTATCCAGATGGCTCTGCTGAACCATCAGGTCGGCGCCCACCTCGACCTCAGGGACGCCGATCTGGAGTGTCTCGACCTCGTCAGCCGCTACGGTCCGATCGGCCCCACCGCGCTCGCCAAACGCGCAGGACTGCACCCCGCCACCCTCACCGGAGTCCTCGACCGCCTCGAACGCGGCGGCTGGGTGGTCCGCACCCCCAACCCGGGCGACCGCAGGGCCGTTCTCGTCCAGGTGATCAAGGAGAAGGAGGCCGAGGTGGCGTTCCTGTTCTCGGGGCTCAACAGCGCCATGGACGACGTGTGCGCCGAGTACGAGGACACGGATCTCGTGATGATCGCCGACTTCCTGCTGCGTACGGCCAGGGCCGGCCGCGGCGCCACCGACGAACTCGCCGAGGGCTGA
- a CDS encoding dynamin family protein: MDVRPQLLDALSALRDCVDAARFPFPLPGAARARLTRKELLAQLDDYLVPRLAAPEAPLLAVVGGSTGAGKSTLVNSLVGRRVSAPGVLRPTTRVPVLVCHPEDRAWFADPRVLPGLTRVWAVRQRSRADEDGQYRSDSERPEPERAELRLETDDSLPRGLALLDAPDIDSLVTRNRELAAELICAADIWILVTTSARYADAVPWHLLRTAKEYDVTLATVLDRVPHQIADDVGRHYAALLDKAGLGDVPRFTVPELPESAGGGGLLPQTTVAALRAWLAHCAEDPAARQHAARRTVVGTLDSLRARLPALASASAAQHASAVRLARTADEAYARAAVRIEAAIRAGVPLSGEALAHWQGYPECGPDALQHALAEELAALLRTETDAADERVTEAWQRDPAGTALLEEPTARPDRDRVAVATRIDKGVRRWRRGLTDLAYAEVRAIRTTDRPPADPEDVAALLATALLGGRPGRFAGERLAETLGAQAALRLRDAAGDRLADAVAGLLGGERERRLAPVDGYDVTAGQQSALIAALSVLQKER; this comes from the coding sequence TTGGACGTACGGCCCCAGCTGCTTGACGCGCTGTCCGCACTTCGTGACTGTGTCGACGCCGCACGCTTCCCCTTCCCGCTCCCCGGAGCCGCCCGGGCCCGCCTCACCCGCAAAGAGCTGCTCGCCCAGCTCGACGACTACCTCGTACCCCGGCTGGCAGCCCCGGAAGCCCCGCTGCTGGCCGTTGTCGGCGGATCGACCGGGGCGGGAAAGTCGACCCTCGTCAACTCCCTCGTGGGCCGCCGGGTCAGCGCCCCGGGCGTGCTGCGGCCGACCACCCGCGTCCCGGTGCTCGTCTGCCACCCCGAGGACCGCGCCTGGTTCGCCGACCCCCGTGTACTGCCCGGACTGACCCGTGTCTGGGCCGTACGGCAGCGCTCCCGGGCGGACGAGGACGGCCAGTACCGGTCCGACTCCGAGCGTCCCGAGCCCGAGCGCGCCGAGCTGCGGCTGGAAACCGACGACTCGCTGCCCCGCGGCCTGGCACTCCTCGACGCCCCCGACATCGACTCCCTCGTCACCCGCAACCGGGAACTCGCCGCCGAACTCATCTGCGCCGCCGACATCTGGATTCTGGTCACCACCTCCGCCCGCTACGCCGACGCCGTGCCCTGGCACCTGCTGCGCACCGCCAAGGAGTACGACGTCACCCTCGCCACCGTCCTCGACCGTGTCCCGCACCAGATCGCCGACGACGTGGGCCGGCACTACGCGGCCCTCCTGGACAAGGCCGGGCTCGGCGACGTACCCCGCTTCACCGTCCCCGAACTGCCCGAATCCGCCGGCGGGGGAGGGCTTCTGCCGCAGACCACCGTCGCCGCGCTGCGCGCCTGGCTGGCGCACTGCGCCGAGGACCCGGCCGCCCGGCAGCACGCCGCCCGCCGGACCGTGGTCGGCACGCTCGACTCACTGCGGGCCCGGCTGCCCGCGCTCGCCTCCGCCTCCGCCGCCCAACACGCCTCCGCCGTACGGCTCGCCCGCACCGCCGACGAGGCATACGCGCGGGCCGCTGTCCGGATCGAGGCCGCGATCAGGGCCGGTGTGCCCCTGTCGGGCGAGGCGCTCGCGCACTGGCAGGGCTACCCGGAGTGCGGCCCCGACGCCTTGCAGCACGCCCTGGCCGAGGAGTTGGCGGCGCTGCTGCGCACCGAGACCGACGCCGCCGACGAACGCGTCACCGAGGCATGGCAGCGCGACCCGGCGGGCACCGCCCTGCTCGAAGAACCCACCGCCCGCCCGGACCGGGACCGGGTGGCCGTCGCGACCCGCATCGACAAGGGGGTACGCCGCTGGCGGCGCGGTCTGACCGACCTCGCCTACGCCGAGGTCAGGGCGATCCGCACCACCGACCGGCCGCCCGCCGACCCGGAGGACGTGGCCGCCCTGCTGGCCACCGCCCTGCTCGGTGGCCGCCCGGGGCGGTTCGCGGGCGAACGTCTCGCCGAGACCCTGGGCGCGCAGGCCGCCCTCCGCCTGCGCGACGCGGCGGGCGACCGTCTCGCCGACGCCGTCGCCGGACTGCTCGGCGGGGAACGCGAACGGCGGCTCGCACCCGTCGACGGCTACGACGTCACCGCCGGGCAGCAGTCCGCCCTGATCGCCGCCCTGTCCGTACTGCAGAAGGAGAGGTGA
- a CDS encoding sigma-70 family RNA polymerase sigma factor, translated as MKEAVRLGDAPPQAGPDLQELLAAAARGDQAAFGRLYDAVAGPVLGLVRSVLRDPAQSEEVAQEVLVEVWQTAARFQPGKGSVMTWVTMLAHRRAVDRVRSAQAATDREHRAALLDRTPAFDEVSEQVEARLEREQVRRCMRALTELQRQSVTLAYYHGLTYREVAELLAAPLGTVKTRLRDGLIRLRDCLGVTA; from the coding sequence ATGAAGGAAGCCGTACGCCTCGGTGACGCCCCACCGCAGGCAGGGCCCGATCTTCAGGAGCTGCTCGCCGCGGCGGCCCGTGGGGATCAGGCCGCCTTCGGCCGGCTGTACGACGCGGTGGCCGGGCCCGTGCTCGGCCTCGTGCGGTCGGTGCTGCGCGATCCGGCGCAGTCCGAAGAGGTCGCCCAGGAAGTGCTGGTCGAGGTGTGGCAGACCGCGGCCCGTTTCCAGCCCGGCAAGGGCAGCGTCATGACGTGGGTGACGATGCTGGCGCACCGCCGTGCCGTGGACCGGGTCCGCTCCGCCCAGGCGGCCACCGACCGCGAGCACAGGGCGGCGCTGCTGGACCGTACCCCCGCCTTCGACGAGGTGTCCGAGCAGGTGGAGGCACGGCTGGAGCGCGAGCAGGTCCGCCGCTGCATGCGCGCGCTCACCGAGTTGCAGCGGCAGTCGGTCACGCTCGCCTACTACCACGGCTTGACCTACCGGGAGGTCGCCGAGCTGCTCGCGGCGCCGCTCGGCACGGTCAAGACCCGTCTGCGGGACGGACTCATCCGGCTGCGGGACTGCCTGGGGGTGACGGCATGA
- a CDS encoding cryptochrome/photolyase family protein: protein MAETVAVALFTADLRLHDNPVVSGAVAAADRVVPLFVVDPGIARAGFAVPNRAAFLADALADLDGSLRTRGGRLIVRRGDPAGEVAAVVRETGARQVHLAGGVSRYASGREERLRVALAGIGCALVVHDAVITAVPPGAVTPADRDHFAVFTPYYHRWNAERIRPVTAAPRHVVLPDGAVAGALPSAAELTGPGGGSPSPGLPRGGESEGRRRSAAWRRHGLADYPGLHDDLAADGTSRLSPYLHFGCLSAAELVRQARDRESGGEEFVRQLAWRDFHYQVLAARPDAARADYRPRQYGWRSSPEEFAAWRDGRTGYPVVDAAMRQLRHEGWMHNRARLLTASFLTKTLCLDWRAGSRHFLDLLVDGDIANNQLNWQWAAGTGTDTRPNRVLNPLRQAIRYDPEGAYVRRWVPELAGLAGRAVHQPWKLDAQERRRYDYPDPIITLAEGQARFARTRGLD from the coding sequence ATGGCTGAGACCGTCGCCGTCGCCCTGTTCACCGCGGACCTGCGGCTGCACGACAACCCGGTGGTGTCGGGGGCCGTCGCCGCGGCCGACCGGGTCGTGCCGCTCTTCGTGGTCGACCCCGGCATCGCCCGCGCCGGATTCGCCGTTCCGAACCGGGCCGCCTTCCTCGCCGACGCGCTCGCCGACCTCGACGGAAGTCTGCGGACCCGTGGCGGGCGGCTGATCGTACGGCGCGGCGACCCGGCCGGCGAGGTGGCGGCGGTCGTGCGCGAGACCGGGGCCAGGCAGGTGCACCTGGCGGGCGGGGTGAGCCGGTACGCCTCGGGCCGCGAAGAGCGGCTGCGCGTGGCGCTGGCCGGGATCGGCTGCGCACTGGTGGTGCACGACGCGGTGATCACCGCGGTGCCGCCCGGCGCCGTCACCCCGGCGGACCGTGACCACTTCGCGGTCTTCACGCCGTACTACCACCGCTGGAACGCCGAGCGGATCAGGCCGGTGACGGCCGCGCCCCGCCATGTCGTGCTGCCCGACGGCGCGGTCGCAGGCGCGCTGCCGTCCGCCGCCGAGCTGACCGGCCCGGGTGGCGGAAGCCCCTCGCCCGGACTGCCGCGCGGCGGCGAGAGCGAAGGGCGCCGCCGGTCCGCGGCCTGGCGCCGCCACGGCCTCGCGGACTACCCCGGCCTGCACGACGATCTGGCGGCCGACGGTACCTCCCGGCTGTCCCCGTATCTGCACTTCGGATGCCTCTCCGCGGCCGAACTCGTCCGGCAGGCCAGGGACAGGGAGTCGGGCGGCGAGGAGTTCGTACGGCAGCTGGCCTGGCGCGACTTCCATTACCAGGTGCTCGCCGCCCGTCCCGACGCGGCCCGCGCCGACTACCGCCCCCGGCAGTACGGGTGGCGCAGTTCGCCCGAGGAGTTCGCCGCCTGGAGGGACGGCCGGACCGGCTATCCCGTCGTCGACGCGGCCATGCGGCAGTTGCGCCACGAGGGCTGGATGCACAACCGGGCCCGACTGCTGACCGCGAGCTTCCTCACCAAGACGCTCTGCCTGGACTGGCGGGCCGGTTCCCGGCACTTCCTGGATCTGCTGGTCGACGGCGACATCGCGAACAACCAGCTCAACTGGCAGTGGGCGGCCGGTACCGGTACCGACACCCGTCCCAACCGGGTGCTCAACCCGCTGCGCCAGGCGATCCGTTACGACCCGGAGGGCGCCTACGTACGCCGCTGGGTGCCCGAACTCGCCGGTCTGGCGGGGCGCGCGGTCCACCAGCCGTGGAAACTCGACGCCCAGGAGCGGCGCCGGTACGACTATCCGGACCCGATCATCACCCTCGCCGAGGGCCAGGCCCGCTTCGCCCGGACCCGCGGCCTGGACTGA
- a CDS encoding dynamin family protein — MTAVAPTPSALDVPLAPADGGAADPLTVRVDALGELLGLSRTRISPDALAESGELLARIGERRRLSLDHTVVAVAGATGSGKSTLFNALAGLELSETGVRRPTTSRPVSCAWQPERAAGLLDRLGIDPRDRHARPGLMYEQDLRWASGARHGSAHCSVGDSAGTGGDLGGVKDQSLDGLVLIDLPDHDSAATGHREQVDRLLRLVDVVVWVLDPEKYADAALHERYLRPLAGHADVTVLVLNQVDRLPGDTADLVLDDLRRLLDEDGLAVGEHGEDGAVVLAASALTGQGMPDLRSVLGQIVTEHTAAGRRLAADLDHTASRLQPLYVGEGGAGLTDPAREDFIDRLADAVGAAGVGQSAQRDWGRAARDACGTPWSRLIGERTAPAHCSLFGRKMPSSPVRGIDGRSGALPAGAAARRPAGPPAARTGGERNRRPGPAGTASRPVIDEAVRGLTADAARGLPAPWARAVRDAARRGGEGLPAALDGAVERARPGEPEPPGWWSVARAVQWLLMALALAGAVCLTAVVTDWIALPWWPPLVMIAAGGAGGPLVTWICRIAARGPARRYGQAAERRLRDAAADCGRARILEPVAAELMRYREVREQYAVVAGSAPRRSCLPGHSSE, encoded by the coding sequence GTGACCGCGGTGGCCCCCACCCCCTCGGCCCTGGACGTACCGCTCGCACCCGCCGACGGGGGCGCCGCCGACCCGCTGACCGTACGGGTCGACGCACTCGGCGAACTGCTGGGCCTGTCCAGGACCCGGATCAGCCCGGACGCCCTCGCGGAGAGCGGCGAACTGCTGGCACGCATCGGTGAACGACGGCGACTGTCGCTCGACCACACCGTGGTCGCCGTGGCCGGGGCCACCGGCAGTGGCAAGTCCACGCTGTTCAACGCGCTTGCCGGGCTCGAACTGTCCGAGACCGGCGTGCGGCGGCCCACCACCTCCCGGCCGGTCTCCTGCGCGTGGCAGCCGGAGCGGGCCGCGGGGCTGCTCGACCGGCTGGGAATCGACCCCCGCGACCGACACGCCCGGCCGGGGCTGATGTACGAGCAGGACCTCCGCTGGGCCTCCGGTGCCCGCCACGGCAGCGCACACTGTTCAGTTGGCGACTCCGCCGGGACCGGTGGTGACCTCGGTGGTGTCAAGGATCAGAGCCTCGACGGGCTGGTACTGATCGACCTCCCCGACCACGACTCCGCCGCCACCGGTCACCGCGAGCAGGTGGACCGCCTGCTGCGGCTGGTGGACGTCGTCGTCTGGGTGCTGGACCCGGAGAAGTACGCCGACGCGGCACTGCACGAGCGCTATCTGCGCCCCCTGGCCGGGCACGCCGATGTGACCGTGCTGGTGCTCAATCAGGTCGACCGGCTGCCGGGGGACACGGCGGACCTGGTCCTCGACGACCTGCGACGGCTGCTCGACGAGGACGGACTCGCGGTCGGCGAGCACGGCGAGGACGGGGCCGTCGTGCTCGCCGCCTCCGCACTCACCGGGCAGGGCATGCCGGATCTGCGCTCCGTGCTGGGCCAGATCGTCACCGAGCACACCGCGGCCGGGCGGCGGCTGGCGGCCGATCTGGACCACACGGCGAGCAGACTCCAGCCTCTCTACGTCGGCGAGGGCGGTGCCGGGCTCACCGATCCGGCGCGCGAGGACTTCATCGACCGGCTCGCGGACGCGGTGGGAGCGGCCGGGGTCGGTCAGTCGGCCCAACGGGACTGGGGACGCGCCGCGCGGGACGCGTGCGGCACACCGTGGAGTCGACTGATCGGGGAACGGACCGCTCCGGCGCACTGTTCCCTTTTCGGCCGGAAAATGCCTAGTTCACCCGTTCGAGGGATCGATGGGAGGTCCGGAGCACTGCCCGCCGGGGCCGCCGCGAGGCGACCCGCCGGCCCGCCCGCAGCCCGGACAGGAGGAGAGCGGAACCGCCGGCCCGGCCCGGCCGGGACCGCGTCGCGGCCGGTGATCGACGAGGCGGTCCGCGGACTGACCGCCGACGCCGCCCGCGGACTGCCGGCCCCGTGGGCCCGGGCGGTCCGGGACGCGGCGCGGCGCGGCGGTGAGGGGCTGCCGGCGGCGCTGGACGGCGCGGTGGAGCGGGCCAGGCCCGGCGAGCCCGAGCCGCCCGGCTGGTGGTCCGTGGCCAGGGCCGTGCAGTGGCTGCTGATGGCGCTCGCGCTGGCGGGGGCGGTCTGTCTGACCGCGGTCGTGACGGACTGGATCGCCCTGCCCTGGTGGCCGCCGCTGGTCATGATCGCGGCGGGTGGGGCCGGCGGGCCGCTGGTCACGTGGATCTGCCGGATCGCCGCCCGCGGTCCCGCCCGGCGTTACGGACAGGCCGCCGAGCGGCGGCTGCGGGACGCGGCGGCGGACTGCGGCAGGGCCCGGATCCTTGAGCCGGTCGCCGCCGAGCTGATGCGGTACCGGGAAGTGCGTGAGCAGTACGCCGTCGTCGCCGGGTCCGCGCCACGGCGTTCCTGTCTGCCCGGTCACTCGTCCGAGTGA
- a CDS encoding single-stranded DNA-binding protein produces the protein MNETLVTVVGNVATEPESQVTAAGVTCTRFRLATSSRRWDTERGAWTDGATSFYTVRAWRNIGVNVKESVGLGEPLVVQGRLRIREDEKEGRRHVSPEIDAVAVGHDLARGVARFTRARSTGGAVPAEAAAPPPPLAAAAS, from the coding sequence ATGAACGAGACCCTGGTGACCGTCGTAGGAAATGTCGCCACCGAGCCCGAGAGCCAGGTGACCGCGGCCGGTGTCACCTGCACCCGATTCCGGCTGGCCACCTCCTCGCGCCGCTGGGACACGGAGCGCGGGGCGTGGACGGACGGCGCGACGAGCTTCTACACGGTGCGCGCGTGGCGCAATATCGGCGTCAACGTCAAGGAATCCGTCGGTCTGGGTGAACCCCTCGTCGTCCAGGGGCGGCTGAGGATTCGCGAGGACGAGAAGGAGGGCCGCCGCCATGTCTCCCCGGAGATCGACGCGGTGGCCGTGGGACATGATCTCGCCCGCGGAGTGGCCCGATTCACCCGCGCGAGGTCGACCGGAGGCGCCGTGCCGGCGGAAGCGGCGGCTCCGCCACCGCCTCTGGCGGCCGCGGCGTCCTGA
- a CDS encoding DeoR/GlpR family DNA-binding transcription regulator, protein MSKQQRWSTLMELLAERGQLDVEDVAAELTVSAATIRRDLDELAAQQMLVRTRGGAVAHSVSYELPLRYKTSRHAPQKQRIAQAAADLVAAGDVVGLNGGTTTTETARVLALRHAREPATGGVPGLTVVTNALNIAAELAVRPQIKIVVTGGVARPQSYELVGPLAAGVLNEVVLDIAVLGVDGLDPERGLMTHQEDEAGISRLLADRAHRLVVAADSSKIGRRAFARICSLDRVHYLVTDAGIGEEDRDRIAEAGVKVVTV, encoded by the coding sequence GTGTCCAAGCAGCAGCGGTGGAGCACGCTGATGGAGCTGCTGGCCGAGCGCGGCCAGCTGGACGTGGAGGACGTGGCCGCCGAGCTCACCGTCTCCGCCGCCACGATCCGCCGGGACCTGGACGAGCTGGCCGCTCAGCAGATGCTGGTCCGTACCCGCGGCGGGGCGGTCGCGCACAGCGTCTCGTACGAGCTGCCGCTGCGGTACAAGACCTCGCGGCACGCTCCGCAGAAGCAGCGGATCGCCCAGGCCGCCGCCGATCTTGTGGCGGCCGGCGACGTGGTGGGGCTCAACGGCGGCACCACGACCACGGAGACCGCCCGGGTGCTCGCGCTACGGCACGCCCGCGAGCCCGCGACCGGCGGCGTCCCCGGGCTGACGGTGGTCACCAACGCCCTCAACATCGCCGCCGAGCTGGCCGTGCGCCCGCAGATCAAGATCGTCGTCACCGGCGGTGTGGCCCGCCCGCAGAGCTATGAGCTGGTCGGGCCGCTCGCCGCCGGGGTGCTGAACGAGGTGGTGCTCGACATCGCCGTCCTTGGCGTCGACGGCCTCGACCCCGAGCGCGGACTGATGACCCATCAGGAGGACGAGGCGGGAATCAGCCGGCTGCTCGCCGACCGGGCGCACCGGCTGGTGGTCGCGGCGGACTCCTCCAAGATCGGCAGGCGCGCCTTCGCCCGGATCTGCTCGCTGGACCGCGTCCACTACCTCGTCACCGACGCGGGGATCGGCGAGGAGGACCGGGACCGCATCGCGGAGGCGGGGGTGAAGGTGGTCACGGTCTGA
- a CDS encoding MIP/aquaporin family protein encodes MAERIARRRGYREGLIGEMLAEFLGTFVLILFGVGSVAVAVVGLPGSGRQTGPFGAANWIIVSWGWGLAVVFGVYVAGGISGAHLNPAVTLGFAVRKDFPWRKVLPYWLAQVMGAFVAAALVYASYRWAIEAFDTKQGIHRDKSLSTYSIFATFPAEYFGNSWWGPLLDQIVGTGLLLLLICALIDRRNTAPMANLHPYLIGLVVVAIGLSFGTNAGYAINPARDFGPRLFTYFEGWGSIALPGKFMWFDHYWWIPIIGPLIGGVVGVVVYDLLISPVINSRTGEVEEGPATEEH; translated from the coding sequence ATGGCTGAGCGCATCGCGCGTCGACGCGGTTATCGAGAAGGACTCATCGGCGAGATGCTTGCCGAGTTTCTGGGAACGTTCGTTCTGATTTTGTTCGGCGTCGGGTCGGTTGCTGTCGCCGTCGTCGGTCTGCCCGGATCCGGGCGGCAGACCGGACCATTTGGCGCAGCAAACTGGATTATCGTTTCATGGGGCTGGGGCCTTGCCGTGGTATTTGGCGTATACGTGGCCGGCGGAATCAGCGGCGCCCACCTCAACCCTGCGGTGACTCTCGGCTTCGCAGTTCGTAAGGACTTCCCGTGGCGGAAAGTCCTACCCTATTGGCTGGCCCAAGTCATGGGCGCTTTTGTCGCCGCCGCTCTCGTCTACGCTTCGTACAGGTGGGCGATCGAGGCGTTCGACACGAAGCAAGGCATCCACCGAGACAAGTCTCTTTCCACATACTCGATCTTTGCTACGTTCCCCGCCGAATATTTCGGAAATTCATGGTGGGGGCCCTTGCTCGACCAAATCGTGGGGACAGGACTCCTGCTTCTCCTGATCTGTGCGCTCATCGACAGGCGCAACACGGCTCCAATGGCAAATCTCCACCCGTACCTCATCGGCTTGGTGGTCGTAGCGATCGGCCTGTCCTTCGGCACCAACGCCGGGTACGCGATCAACCCCGCACGTGACTTCGGCCCCCGGTTGTTCACCTACTTCGAAGGCTGGGGCTCCATCGCTCTCCCGGGAAAGTTCATGTGGTTCGATCACTATTGGTGGATCCCCATCATCGGTCCACTCATCGGCGGAGTCGTTGGCGTAGTCGTGTACGACCTGCTCATCTCCCCAGTGATCAACTCCAGGACTGGTGAGGTCGAAGAAGGACCAGCCACCGAAGAGCACTGA